From Thalassotalea euphylliae, the proteins below share one genomic window:
- a CDS encoding mechanosensitive ion channel family protein, which translates to MESITNWITNNQELMISFGIKLVVAIVILIVGKLVARLVSKGVSKILEHKSVDQAVISFVASLVYGIGIAIVFIIAISHLGFNTSSLVAIVGAAGLAVGLALQGSLSNFASGVLLISFRPFKAGDFVEVGGVAGIVEEILIFSTKLRTGDNKTVIIPNGAITSGTITNYSTKPTRRIDLVIGVSYDANLADARKVLADVVAADERVLKDPAVTIGVSELADSAVNIVVRPWVKSANYWPTYFDLMENIKVALDQANIEIPYPQVALHMNKEDQNES; encoded by the coding sequence ATGGAAAGTATCACTAACTGGATCACCAATAATCAAGAACTAATGATCAGTTTTGGCATTAAGCTCGTTGTCGCTATTGTCATTCTAATCGTCGGTAAACTCGTTGCTCGCCTTGTGAGTAAAGGGGTGAGCAAGATCCTCGAACATAAATCGGTCGACCAAGCGGTTATTTCGTTCGTTGCCAGCCTTGTTTATGGCATTGGCATTGCGATTGTCTTTATCATCGCTATCTCCCATTTAGGCTTTAATACCTCATCACTTGTTGCCATTGTTGGTGCCGCCGGTTTAGCGGTAGGCCTAGCACTGCAAGGCTCACTCTCTAATTTTGCATCAGGCGTGTTATTAATTAGCTTTAGACCATTTAAAGCGGGCGATTTTGTTGAAGTGGGTGGCGTTGCAGGCATTGTTGAAGAAATACTTATTTTCTCTACCAAATTGAGAACCGGTGATAACAAGACCGTAATTATTCCCAACGGGGCTATCACCAGTGGTACCATTACTAATTACTCAACCAAACCGACTCGCCGCATTGATTTAGTCATTGGCGTTAGCTATGACGCTAATCTAGCTGATGCACGAAAAGTGCTCGCAGATGTAGTCGCGGCCGACGAGCGTGTGCTCAAAGACCCTGCCGTCACCATAGGCGTTTCAGAGCTGGCAGATAGTGCTGTTAATATTGTCGTTCGCCCTTGGGTTAAATCTGCGAATTACTGGCCAACTTACTTCGATTTGATGGAAAACATTAAAGTCGCCCTAGATCAGGCAAATATCGAAATTCCTTACCCACAAGTAGCCTTACACATGAATAAAGAGGACCAAAATGAAAGTTAA
- a CDS encoding methyl-accepting chemotaxis protein, which yields MNLKNKLTLIFLIVALIPALTISFIAIYISTGSLEQQGFAQLISVRDIKKSQITSYFGERKGDIEVLAMNVVKLLDKPNQTLSDVAHSYQDYFARFIEAYGYYDLFLINQSGDVFYTVTREVDYQSNLISGPYANSGLGRVFKSSLNNQIFAMEDFSRYAPSNDEPASFISLPVEVAGERLIIALQLSIESINNIMQQRSGMGETGESYLVGSDLLMRSDSYLDPKGHTVKASFAGNVTNNGVDTIAANLAIAGETGAQEIIDYNGNPVLSAYTPIDVHGIRWALLSEIDVAEAFEAVDQLYMNIALLVSVCVAVVIAVAFYIARTITRPLGGEPEDMMVIANTIADGDLTMEFEQTNSTSGVYQAMYKMSERLKAMISDIIDDSNMLASSSEECSAASMDTSRNLGEQQQNIEQLATAIQEMSASINNVAENASQVASSVQTAQQQSASSNQQLQHTITDINQLDKEIGEAHDVIIALEQESHSISAVLEVIRGIAEQTNLLALNAAIEAARAGEQGRGFAVVADEVRTLAEKTQESTKSIEEMISNLQTSSQQAVTVMAASHETADNTLKNANLTGEAINTIHQEIDSILEKAELIASAVEQQAGVCEEINQNITAINDVAYQNSASANQVTAASQNISEIAVQLNQLSLQFKV from the coding sequence ATGAATTTAAAAAATAAACTCACGCTCATTTTTTTAATAGTGGCGTTAATTCCCGCGTTAACCATCAGTTTTATCGCGATTTACATTTCAACAGGCTCACTAGAGCAACAAGGTTTTGCGCAATTAATCTCGGTTAGAGATATCAAAAAGTCACAAATAACCAGTTACTTTGGTGAACGCAAAGGAGACATCGAGGTGCTGGCAATGAATGTTGTTAAGCTACTTGATAAACCCAATCAAACGCTTAGTGACGTCGCCCATAGCTATCAAGATTACTTCGCGCGCTTTATCGAAGCTTATGGCTACTATGATCTCTTTCTGATTAACCAAAGCGGTGACGTGTTTTATACCGTTACTCGAGAAGTGGATTATCAAAGTAACTTAATCAGCGGACCGTATGCCAACTCCGGCTTGGGACGCGTATTTAAGAGCAGTTTGAATAACCAAATCTTTGCGATGGAAGACTTTAGTCGTTACGCACCGAGTAATGACGAGCCTGCCAGCTTTATTAGTTTGCCCGTTGAAGTTGCCGGTGAACGACTGATTATTGCCTTGCAACTATCGATTGAGAGTATTAACAACATAATGCAGCAGCGTTCAGGTATGGGAGAAACGGGCGAAAGTTATCTCGTGGGGAGCGACTTACTGATGCGCTCTGACTCATATCTTGATCCTAAGGGGCATACGGTAAAGGCCTCTTTTGCCGGTAATGTTACCAATAATGGTGTTGATACCATCGCCGCTAATTTAGCCATTGCAGGTGAAACTGGCGCGCAAGAAATTATCGATTACAACGGTAACCCTGTACTTTCCGCTTATACGCCAATTGATGTGCACGGTATTCGCTGGGCGCTATTATCAGAGATTGATGTCGCTGAAGCATTTGAAGCTGTCGATCAGTTATACATGAATATTGCGCTCTTGGTTTCGGTTTGTGTTGCGGTCGTTATCGCGGTTGCATTTTATATTGCGCGAACAATCACTCGCCCACTCGGTGGTGAGCCAGAAGACATGATGGTCATTGCCAATACCATTGCCGATGGTGACTTAACCATGGAGTTTGAACAGACAAACTCAACAAGTGGCGTATACCAAGCTATGTACAAGATGTCTGAACGCTTAAAAGCAATGATCAGCGATATTATTGACGATAGTAATATGCTGGCAAGCTCCTCAGAAGAGTGCAGCGCTGCCAGTATGGATACCTCGAGAAACTTGGGGGAGCAGCAACAAAACATCGAGCAACTCGCTACTGCGATCCAAGAAATGTCGGCGAGTATCAATAACGTTGCTGAGAATGCTTCGCAAGTGGCGAGTTCAGTGCAAACAGCGCAGCAACAGTCGGCTAGTTCTAATCAACAGTTGCAGCACACGATTACTGATATTAACCAGTTGGATAAAGAAATTGGCGAAGCACATGATGTCATCATCGCACTTGAACAAGAATCGCATAGTATTAGTGCCGTTTTAGAGGTTATTCGCGGTATTGCTGAGCAGACGAACTTACTGGCGCTCAATGCGGCAATTGAGGCGGCGAGAGCCGGTGAGCAAGGGCGAGGGTTTGCCGTCGTCGCTGACGAAGTGCGAACCTTGGCCGAAAAAACACAAGAGTCGACTAAGAGTATCGAAGAGATGATCAGTAACTTACAGACCTCATCTCAACAGGCAGTAACGGTCATGGCGGCAAGCCACGAGACTGCGGACAACACCTTGAAAAATGCCAATTTGACGGGTGAAGCCATTAATACGATTCACCAAGAGATTGACAGTATTTTGGAAAAGGCTGAGCTTATTGCCAGTGCTGTTGAGCAACAAGCGGGTGTTTGTGAAGAGATAAACCAAAACATTACAGCAATCAATGATGTCGCTTATCAAAATTCGGCAAGTGCTAACCAAGTTACTGCCGCAAGCCAAAACATCAGTGAAATAGCGGTGCAGCTCAACCAATTAAGCTTACAGTTTAAAGTGTAG
- a CDS encoding fructose bisphosphate aldolase — protein MSEIKRSAEQNAMLTKVTSQPGFIAALDQSGGSTPKALKLYGVEENEYSNDEQMFDMVHQMRTRIITNSAFTGERVLGAILFENTLDREIEGMPSAQYLWQEKNVVPFLKVDKGLADEAQDVQVMKPMPELDALLDKAVAQNVFGTKMRSVIKMANAQGIAAVVEQQFAVAKQIIAKGLVPIIEPEVDINSPQKAEAEALLRDELIKHLNALADDELVMLKLTLPSAANFYADCVAHKNVVKVVALSGGYAREEANQKVSENAGMIASFSRALTEGLSAKHSDEEFTTQLDQGIESIYQASIT, from the coding sequence ATGTCTGAAATTAAGCGTTCAGCTGAACAAAACGCTATGTTAACGAAAGTAACCTCTCAACCTGGCTTTATTGCAGCACTTGATCAAAGTGGCGGCAGTACGCCAAAAGCCTTAAAGCTTTATGGTGTTGAAGAAAACGAATACAGCAATGATGAGCAAATGTTTGATATGGTGCATCAAATGCGTACTCGCATTATCACTAACTCAGCATTTACTGGTGAGCGTGTTTTAGGCGCAATTTTGTTTGAAAACACCTTAGATCGTGAAATCGAGGGTATGCCGAGTGCACAATACTTGTGGCAAGAAAAAAATGTTGTGCCTTTTTTGAAGGTTGACAAAGGTTTAGCTGACGAAGCACAAGATGTACAAGTGATGAAGCCAATGCCTGAGCTAGACGCACTGTTAGACAAAGCAGTTGCGCAAAACGTGTTTGGTACCAAAATGCGCTCGGTGATCAAAATGGCTAATGCGCAAGGTATTGCTGCTGTGGTAGAACAGCAATTTGCCGTTGCTAAACAAATTATCGCGAAAGGCTTAGTCCCAATCATCGAGCCAGAAGTTGATATTAACAGCCCACAAAAAGCGGAAGCAGAAGCGCTATTGCGTGATGAGCTAATCAAACACTTAAATGCCCTAGCTGATGATGAACTAGTGATGTTAAAGCTCACTCTACCTTCAGCGGCAAATTTCTACGCTGACTGTGTTGCCCATAAAAACGTGGTGAAAGTTGTGGCGTTAAGCGGTGGCTACGCTCGTGAAGAAGCAAACCAAAAAGTGAGTGAAAACGCAGGCATGATCGCCAGTTTCTCACGCGCATTAACTGAAGGTTTAAGTGCCAAGCACTCTGACGAAGAGTTCACGACACAATTAGATCAAGGTATCGAAAGCATCTACCAAGCATCTATTACATAA
- a CDS encoding DUF481 domain-containing protein: MKVKLVAIALGSAVFSNALYAEEQPKSPENEYKASAEFGFLFKTGNSKSGDVKTAFDFEHKYDKWTSLVKANLLYRKTEVDVVDDQGNTDEDFETSDQKLNINAQTNYAMEADGNNYMYGSVGYIDDRFSSFEYQGTVSAGWGKKWYETEKASLFADIGPGFKRDRLRATDTQSSENEDSFIVQAQALYKRQINEHVEFKQILRASQAFGSDENSVYRAETSITTKLIETLAMKFSFIVDHNTEVDEGKDKTDTETAITLVYSF; the protein is encoded by the coding sequence ATGAAAGTTAAACTAGTTGCCATTGCATTAGGCAGTGCAGTTTTTTCCAATGCACTTTATGCAGAAGAGCAACCCAAAAGCCCAGAAAACGAATATAAAGCATCCGCAGAATTCGGTTTTCTATTTAAAACCGGTAATAGCAAAAGTGGCGATGTTAAAACGGCTTTTGATTTTGAGCATAAGTACGACAAGTGGACAAGTTTGGTCAAAGCGAACTTGCTATACCGCAAGACGGAAGTCGATGTAGTCGATGATCAAGGCAACACTGACGAGGATTTTGAAACCAGCGATCAAAAACTCAATATTAACGCTCAAACTAACTATGCCATGGAAGCTGACGGTAACAACTATATGTACGGCAGCGTTGGCTATATTGACGACCGCTTTAGTAGCTTTGAATACCAAGGTACGGTATCTGCGGGTTGGGGTAAAAAGTGGTATGAAACAGAAAAAGCATCGCTTTTTGCTGATATAGGCCCCGGTTTTAAGCGTGATCGTCTGCGTGCAACAGACACACAATCTTCTGAAAACGAAGACTCTTTCATCGTGCAGGCACAAGCGTTGTACAAACGTCAAATCAATGAGCATGTTGAGTTCAAGCAAATTTTGCGAGCTTCACAAGCATTTGGCAGTGATGAAAACAGCGTTTACCGCGCCGAAACGTCAATTACGACAAAGTTAATTGAAACCTTAGCAATGAAGTTTTCGTTTATAGTTGACCACAATACCGAGGTCGATGAAGGTAAAGACAAAACCGACACAGAAACGGCCATCACGCTGGTATACAGTTTCTAG
- a CDS encoding phosphoglycerate kinase: MSVIKMSELTLKDKRVLIREDLNVPVKDGKITSDARLRAALPTLKLALDAGAKVMVMSHLGRPTEGEYDEAFSLQPVVDYLAAALERPVRLVKDYLDGVELDAGELVVFENIRFNVGEKKNDDALAKQLAALCDIYVMDAFGTAHRAQASTHGVAKFAPVACAGPLLAGELEALGKALDNPARPLVAIVGGSKVSTKLTVLDSLSKVVDQLVVGGGIANTFIAAAGHQVGKSLVENDLIDEAKRLTSEAQANNGDIPVPTDVVVGSEFSEDAVATLKPVSEVADTDMIFDIGPDSASALAELLKSAGTIVWNGPVGVFEFDQFGEGTKTIANAIAESNAFSIAGGGDTLAAVDKYNIADKVSYISTGGGAFLEFLEGKKLPAVAILEERAKS, encoded by the coding sequence ATGTCAGTCATCAAAATGAGTGAATTAACACTAAAAGATAAACGCGTTTTGATCCGCGAAGATCTGAACGTACCAGTCAAGGACGGTAAAATTACGTCTGATGCCCGTTTAAGAGCTGCCTTACCCACACTTAAATTAGCTTTAGACGCTGGTGCAAAAGTGATGGTGATGTCTCACTTAGGCCGCCCCACAGAAGGCGAATACGATGAAGCCTTTTCACTACAACCTGTTGTCGATTACCTGGCAGCAGCGCTTGAGCGCCCTGTTCGTTTAGTGAAAGATTACTTGGATGGCGTTGAACTAGACGCTGGTGAGCTGGTCGTCTTTGAAAATATTCGATTCAATGTTGGCGAGAAGAAAAACGATGACGCGCTTGCAAAACAATTAGCCGCGCTATGCGATATTTATGTCATGGATGCCTTTGGCACCGCACACCGCGCGCAAGCAAGTACACACGGTGTTGCCAAGTTCGCACCTGTTGCCTGTGCAGGTCCCTTATTAGCAGGTGAACTTGAAGCGCTCGGAAAAGCACTCGATAACCCGGCTCGTCCGCTAGTTGCCATCGTTGGTGGTTCAAAAGTATCAACCAAATTAACCGTGTTAGATTCACTGTCTAAAGTAGTTGACCAACTTGTTGTTGGTGGCGGTATCGCCAATACCTTTATCGCAGCGGCGGGCCACCAAGTAGGTAAATCTCTCGTTGAAAACGACCTAATCGACGAAGCGAAGCGCTTAACTAGCGAAGCACAGGCCAATAACGGCGATATTCCAGTACCGACAGATGTTGTGGTTGGCAGCGAGTTTTCAGAAGATGCAGTCGCGACATTAAAGCCTGTATCTGAAGTGGCTGATACTGATATGATCTTCGATATTGGCCCAGACTCAGCAAGTGCACTTGCTGAATTACTAAAATCTGCGGGCACCATTGTTTGGAATGGCCCCGTTGGCGTATTTGAATTTGACCAATTTGGCGAAGGAACGAAAACCATTGCCAATGCAATTGCTGAAAGCAACGCCTTTTCCATTGCAGGTGGTGGTGATACCTTAGCGGCGGTAGATAAGTATAATATTGCAGACAAAGTATCCTATATTTCTACAGGTGGTGGCGCATTTTTGGAATTCCTTGAAGGGAAGAAGCTACCTGCCGTTGCTATTTTAGAAGAGCGCGCTAAGAGTTAA
- a CDS encoding peroxiredoxin — translation MSNLVPQVTFKTRVRDEAVGGENPFRWQDLTTDDIFKGKNVVIFSLPGAFTPTCSSTHLPGYEANFEKLQALGVDDVYCLSVNDAFTMYQWSKRLNADNVKMLPDGNGDFTRLMGMLVKKENLGFGDRSWRYSMHVVDGEIKQMFVEPGKMDNCPTDPFEVSDVETMLAYLSK, via the coding sequence ATGAGTAACCTTGTCCCACAAGTGACCTTTAAAACCCGTGTACGTGATGAAGCTGTTGGTGGAGAGAACCCATTTCGCTGGCAAGATTTAACAACAGACGATATTTTCAAAGGCAAGAATGTTGTCATTTTTTCATTGCCGGGTGCTTTTACACCAACGTGTTCAAGCACCCACTTGCCGGGTTATGAAGCAAACTTCGAAAAACTACAAGCACTCGGCGTTGACGATGTTTACTGCTTGAGCGTCAACGACGCGTTTACTATGTACCAGTGGTCGAAGCGTTTAAATGCTGACAACGTAAAAATGTTACCTGACGGCAACGGTGATTTTACTCGCCTGATGGGTATGTTGGTGAAGAAAGAGAACCTTGGCTTTGGTGATCGCTCATGGCGCTACTCAATGCATGTGGTTGATGGCGAAATTAAGCAAATGTTTGTTGAGCCAGGCAAAATGGATAACTGCCCTACTGACCCATTTGAAGTGAGTGATGTGGAAACTATGTTAGCTTACTTGTCTAAATAA
- a CDS encoding isocitrate lyase → MSSYNENIEQLASLKATQNQGWDAISPEYAARMRLQNQFKTGLDIAKYTASIMRKDMEAYDKDPSQYTQSLGCWHGFIGQQKMISIKKHFENTDRRYLYLSGWMVAALRSDFGPLPDQSMHEKTSVAGLIEELYTFLRQADARELGGLFRELDDARDAGDSAKAAEIQDKIDNHVTHVVPIIADIDAGFGNAEATYLLAKKMIEAGACCIQIENQVSDEKQCGHQDGKVTVPHEDFLAKIRAVRYAFLELGVDDGVIVARTDSLGAGLTKQIAYTTEPGDLGDQYNAFLDCEEVDVADMANGDVVINRGGKLLRPKRLPSNLFQFRQGTGEDRCVLDCITSLQNGADLLWIETEKPHVGQIGGMVNRIREVVPNAKLVYNNSPSFNWTLNFRQQVFDAWSEEGKDVSAYERANLMSAEYDESELSAAADEKIRTFQADAAREAGIFHHLITLPTYHTAALSTDNLAKEYFGEQGMLGYVKGVQRKEIRQGIACVKHQNMAGSDIGDDHKEYFAGEAALKAGGKDNTMNQFG, encoded by the coding sequence ATGTCTAGCTACAATGAAAACATCGAGCAATTAGCAAGCTTAAAAGCAACTCAAAACCAAGGTTGGGACGCTATTAGCCCAGAGTATGCAGCGCGTATGCGTTTGCAAAACCAATTCAAAACTGGTTTAGACATTGCGAAATATACTGCGTCGATTATGCGCAAGGATATGGAAGCATATGACAAAGACCCTAGCCAGTACACTCAGTCATTAGGTTGTTGGCACGGTTTCATCGGTCAGCAAAAAATGATTTCGATTAAAAAGCACTTCGAAAACACTGATCGTCGCTACCTATACCTCTCTGGTTGGATGGTTGCAGCACTTCGCTCAGACTTCGGCCCATTACCTGATCAGTCAATGCATGAGAAAACTTCTGTAGCTGGTCTTATCGAAGAGCTTTACACCTTCTTACGTCAAGCAGATGCGCGTGAGTTAGGTGGTTTATTCCGCGAATTAGATGATGCTCGTGATGCCGGTGACAGCGCTAAAGCTGCTGAAATCCAAGACAAGATCGACAACCATGTAACGCATGTTGTGCCAATTATCGCTGATATCGATGCAGGCTTTGGTAACGCAGAAGCAACTTACTTACTTGCTAAGAAAATGATTGAAGCAGGCGCGTGTTGTATCCAAATCGAAAACCAAGTATCAGACGAGAAGCAATGTGGTCACCAAGACGGTAAAGTGACGGTGCCACACGAAGACTTCTTAGCAAAAATCCGCGCAGTCCGTTACGCATTCTTAGAGCTTGGTGTTGACGACGGTGTTATCGTTGCTCGTACTGACTCATTAGGTGCTGGCCTAACGAAGCAAATCGCATACACCACTGAGCCAGGCGATTTAGGCGACCAATACAACGCTTTCCTTGACTGTGAAGAAGTTGATGTAGCAGATATGGCGAACGGTGATGTTGTCATTAACCGTGGTGGCAAGCTACTTCGTCCTAAGCGTTTACCAAGTAACTTATTCCAATTCCGCCAAGGTACAGGTGAAGATCGCTGTGTACTTGACTGTATTACATCATTGCAAAACGGTGCAGACTTACTGTGGATTGAAACTGAGAAGCCACACGTTGGTCAAATCGGTGGCATGGTTAACCGCATTCGTGAAGTTGTGCCAAATGCGAAGCTTGTTTACAACAACTCGCCTTCATTCAACTGGACACTAAACTTCCGTCAGCAAGTATTCGATGCTTGGTCTGAAGAAGGTAAAGATGTATCAGCTTACGAGCGTGCTAACTTAATGAGTGCTGAGTACGACGAGAGCGAATTATCAGCAGCAGCGGATGAGAAAATCCGTACCTTCCAAGCTGATGCAGCACGTGAAGCAGGTATTTTCCACCACTTAATCACGCTTCCTACTTACCACACTGCGGCGTTATCTACGGATAACTTAGCGAAAGAGTACTTCGGTGAGCAAGGTATGCTAGGTTACGTGAAAGGTGTTCAGCGTAAAGAAATCCGCCAAGGTATTGCATGTGTTAAACACCAAAACATGGCCGGTTCTGACATCGGTGATGATCACAAAGAATACTTCGCTGGGGAAGCTGCATTAAAAGCTGGTGGTAAAGACAACACCATGAACCAGTTTGGCTAA